A portion of the Pogoniulus pusillus isolate bPogPus1 chromosome 6, bPogPus1.pri, whole genome shotgun sequence genome contains these proteins:
- the STARD10 gene encoding START domain-containing protein 10, producing the protein MSCRDSVQVPDDSDFGAFRAQCESEKGWSLSYSKGGVAVWVQLPEPSAAPHKIKCRMECREVAPETLYDVLHDCHYRPKWDPNVIETFDIARLTANADIGYYSWRCPKPLKNRDVLTLRSWLPMGNDYIIMNYSVKHPRYPPRKDMVRAVSIQTGYLIQGTGANSCTITYLAQVDPKGSLPKWVVNKSCQLLAPKALRRLYKGCLQYPEWKRRHQPHLKPWLYPEQCQLPPVALAELSLQHADSLDNIDESNVDEPREEASDEDSLS; encoded by the exons ATGTCGTGTCGCGACAGTGTGCAGGTGCCTGACGACAGCGATTTTGGGGCGTTCCGAGCCCAGTGCGAGTCGGAGAAGGGCTGGAGCCTGAGCTACAGCAAAGGGGGGGTCGCGGTCTGGGTGCAGCTCCCCGAGCCCAGCGCCGCCCCCCACAAGATCAAG TGCAGGATGGAGTGCCGGGAGGTGGCACCGGAGACCCTCTACGATGTGCTCCACGACTGCCACTACCGCCCCAAGTGGGACCCCAACGTCATTGAGACCTTCGACATCGCCAGGCTGACTGCCAACGCCGACATCGGCTACTACTCCT ggaggtgtcccAAGCCCCTGAAGAACAGAGATGTCCTCACCCTGCGCTCCTGGCTGCCCATGGGCAACGACTACATCATCATGAACTACTCTGTCAAGCACCCG AGGTACCCCCCCCGGAAGGACATGGTGCGGGCAGTGTCCATCCAGACTGGGTACCTGATCCAGGGCACCGGTGCCAACAGCTGCACCATCACCTACCTGGCACAGGTGGACCCCAAAG GGTCCCTGCCCAAGTGGGTGGTGAACAagtcctgccagctgctggcacccaaG GCGCTGCGGAGGCTGTACAAGGGCTGCCTGCAGTACCCGGAGTGGAAGCGGCGGCACCAGCCGCACCTCAAGCCCTGGCTGTACCCcgagcagtgccagctgccgcCCGTGGCGCTGGCcgagctcagcctgcagcacgcAGACTCCCTGGACAACATCGACGAGAGCAACGTGGACGAGCCCCGGGAGGAGGCCAGCGACGAGGACAGCCTCAGCTGA